gtttacagtacttccagtactttgattttgaAATAGTCGATGTTTGGGTCAATAGACAAAATTGGGAATTGTTGATACCTTATTGGGATAAATAATGCTAAAATGGTTTAGATATGAGATCAATCTGTGcacaaataataatatattcagAAAAGAAAAGAAGTTTTAGAGTTAATCAGGTTAGGAGAACCAATCTCTTTTTGGCTTAAATTTTAAGGAAAAATGACGTGTATATTGACTAGCAAGTGATCAGCCCTCCATTTAGATTAATAGAAATGGGATGTGCATTTAATGTATTTGGCAAATGTATGAATCagtcttttttatatataaatattttacctgtagaatCCACACCGACCACAAAATCTACAATGGCACACATGCGCACTTCCATGATGCCATTTCTTGAGAGTAGGGACATCTGCATTCAATCAGTTTTGATGAAGTTGAAGGATATTATTGGACATGAGAAGGAGAAAACTTTTCGCAGAGATAACAACTTTCTCAATGTAAGTATTGTAGCCCTTATGATGGTAGAGttgaaattttaattgataaatttgacAATTTTAACTATAACCGTAAGCTTTTAAAATGATGTTGTGAACCCCATGCAAGTGTATAAATATCTctatatttacaatgttttcTTACTTTGCATAGAAAATCGTCACAAATTTAACAACAACGATCAAAACAGCATTTGTTCAAATTATTgcttaagtaaaaaaaattaacatatataacatataacgacatgcagccatctttgattagCTCAGAAAGTACCAGAGGAATTTTTCTCAAATTCACATTTAGGTTCCCTCCTTAGTCCCCAATTGTGAAAATTGCATTTTGGGGGGAAATCAGAAAACTACATGGGCTACAGCCAACAGTATTTGGTTATGACATTTTATAAGCTTGTtatatttctcaaaaagcaatgaaatttaaaaaaaaaaaataaaaaaaaataataccataTGTTGGTTCCCATTTTATTTCTGGACTGATCAGAAatcaacatggctgacaggcatccatcttggattttgacaattgaagtttattttcACTAGGCCTAACggtatttctcaaaaagtaaagaaagaAAGTATGTTTCCCTTTAGTCACTAGTTTTGCATATTCCAATAAACTTATTCAAACTTAGGAAGACTTCTCTGCGGTTActggatgacagtttgatggaaCATATTCAGATATTATCTTTAACTGACCATTAGGGACGGATGGAAGGGGCGATAATAGATTAAACTAAATGAAATTTCAATCATAAATCATTACTCATGGCCTAATGATCTTTCAACTTATTGCCAAGTGCAAAATCacttttcattattgttttaacCAACAGCTTGTAATCAGAAATGCTGTCCTTTCAACTGGAACAAGATCAATTAAGGGGTTTGAATTCCACAGACTAATTCAAAAGGTAAGCTAAATAGGCATAGCATAATTAAggagtttcttttatttttaccattatCTATTCTATTCTTGTCTTAATGATTCAATTAGGGTGGGGGCATAACTTGTATTTCAATAACAATGCAATCTGAAATTCAATGCCAGTTTCATTTATGAAAGGATTATTTCTTATCTTTTTTCgggaaaatatatattataactggATTGGACAATAGGTTAGCCTATACTGGTCATTTCTGTGTGTCTTACTAGGCTttcaagatatatataccttctaTCATTTCATATGTCTGTTGACTGGAATATCAACGTACATGCATAATGTTGTCTGACAtaaactttttctcaatttctttgaaaaattttggtttgtttttgtttaacatccttgtattaacagccagggtcataaaTCATTCAAACATGAAACATTGAATGCATCATAATCATGATTTGTAATTATGTTTCACTGATGGAGGTTTTGGCAGTGACTGCAGTGTTTGGTTATTGGCAGTTGTTGGCAGTTGATTGATCTAtctatttttgcaaaatttattccttgtttttatatacagtgtttgAATGTTGActccatttttttcatttcttttttttacaaaaaattataattgtttttttttctagtgCTTGAATCTTGAGTTATGTTTGACTTTTTTATGTCATGCTAGTATTGCTAGCAGGGAATACAGACTTTGAGACTGACTACTGATTTGTTGTATTCTTCAAAAGTGGTAGAAAATTAAACATGGACTTTGTAGTAAAAGGTATGGGGTTGCCACCTTACCACAAGGTAATGCAAatataacagtacatgtatttgacagATGTATAATGATTGGccttgcttgtttgtttgtttttttaagtttaaatttCTTCAATTCAGATCAAACAGCATGTCACAAACCTGGATGCTGATAATAAGGTCCTGATGAGCATGATTAAAAAACAATTGCTGGGCTGTATAAAGCACTTAAAAAAAGGCAAGCCTCACCGTAAGTATAACAGTGTTAGCTTTAATATGGattcttgttttatatatataattgaaacaACAGTAATCATTCTAATATTTACccattgaattttgaaaaattacagCCTATGCTAGTCTGTCTGTCAGTTATGATGAACAAATGGCATCATATATGTGAACAAAAATATCAAGCGATTAAGAACTCAATATTGTATTTAAGTGGCAGCATGAAATGTCATGGCTGAGTTCAATCATGATTAGTGTGATTTAAGTCCAGATgcacgcatgtgggttaatgttgcatttacaattaaaaagaacaaaaaacatcatgttttaatataaattcaatatttaatgatttcccggttagatctgtttgtttttttgatcggattttaatgttaggtgtccaacgtctttatcggaatgttttcgtcgttcctcgtgttctcgcgtggtcacgtgaccggcacgaaggactacattaacacttggtcggtaaatatggccagagcacccgaccaacgtattttgtcgtacaaacaaatatgatacacttattcatcgtgctaagaaaccgagaaaaagtgctgtacattcttctatttattcaagtatggttacataaaggcgttataaactggtgttaattgaagaaatgccgattaattgactactttttaagtaattttgacgatgtttgtcattttcgtaagaatgtacagcacttttcgttgctctcatacaattaccttcacgctcgtacctgtttcataagtattgatttagggtagtcgggtgctctaggacgattcatagagcaagtgttaatgttcattctccaatattggaactcttcagtgttttaagtatcgaaatcggcatatagaaacgaacaaacgttaataaacgaatgcaatggatcgtaattaattcaattaattatttacagatgatttccaaagacataaggtatagttagaagtttttggctgtacacatgcaagtttgtaaattcgtcactgtgatgaaaccaccgtcctcgtcgttgctatgacagccgatcgaagctgcgatcacgaatgcactgacaaagtgaaaattgaagtatttttcgcaacatgcggtttaaacttaaaattacaatcacacctcatattgattggggttgtttgatcatacctgatcaattgaattatcagaaaactaacaaaaacattaaaaaacacagaatgaagccttcgtgtcaggcagtgcagacacaacgcgggatctgtaaacaatgtgacgtcattggaatgtacaagttgcaacaatgtacaacaatgtatatattacatgaatacactaatgagcaacaaaacgggacgcaacattaacccacatgcgatGTCCAAAATCACTTTGTGAAAATCTGTCAGACATTGATATTTGATTCATAGGAGTGACAGTTTTCCTGCcttcattttcttattttatttaatttcaagttttataattgttttcagAGACCGAGATTACAGGAAAATGAAAAAAGCAGCACAAAAACTATCTTTGCCCACAGATGAAATGGAAGGTGATGTTGAAGAGCTGTTGAAATCTGGGTAATTATACTCTCATTGCAAAACAAACATATTCAATGTAGTTTTTGATCTCGGAAGGGGAGCGTCTTAAATGAGTTTTTGTTGCAAGCGGCCAAAGCCAAGGATTATATCactgttatattttgtaaaatatattgtaagAGCCTCAGGTGATACAAGTTTTAGcagatttttatcaaacttcatatCATAGTCAAGGtttcaaaaattgtttttggTCAAGTAATTATtgccttttgtctgtcgtcCATCGTCGAGGCTAATGGGCGGGGTCAGATTGACTGAAATTACAGAAAACTTCTTCTCTACTGTTGGATACGGTaaaatcaaacactcttcatagatggtagagtcttaaggtgttttacccaaattgtgaatttcctgaccctggggtctcatgtttgcccttggggagggggtaaaccttactatagtttatattggtgaaacaaaatttttgactgttatttgttggatttgtattggaatagtttctaatttggttaacattatcagcataggatgacagctTAATTTATGCACATTTTGGCCCTGACCGATCCCTTGGACTGATGAATGGGGCCAAAAATTGgccaattaaattaactgaaatatttcaaatctcgggtgaccattaaggcccatggacctcttgaTTAAAACACTTTCAATGTGTTGCTAATACCTTATTTATTGCTTCAATTTAATATTTACTAGTCTACATGAGGTACTTCCAGTAAATgacatgatttttattttttttcttatttttgcttttttctttttttataggAATCTAATTTGTCTTTTGGGCAACGATGGTTTCCCAGTAGCGAAGGCAAATGTTACAGCATTCCCCTGCACAGATCTGTGTGAGTATTGAGTATACAtccttacttttttttttaggaacATTTGATAACTTAAAACCAATCCTGTTTATgtagtcaaatgcacccgagcattccacgagataacttcagctgtcacgtgactcttCACTAGTCAGCCAAAATGACggtgatgtctactgtaactaaaccaatgaccgttcgcagtttcatattcatttgtaagaCGCTAGAATATGAAAGAAATATGACCAGGAATTGAGgacaagttgtaacaaactacattgccgtttttcgtgaagattttattaaataaggttattatttgttgtttgaaaagaatctaatgattatgatccgtgactgatgtactggcggtgtaaaaattatatatgtctcgtcggacaacgcgacAGCAATTTTCTATCAGAGTTAAAATGTGTTACTTAAGGGGGTCATAGAATAGATGTTTGATAGGCCTTATTAATaacttatagtataaataaaatttaaaaaaactttggctgtgtacatcttggattttatctttagttgtagttacttGAACAAcgttctgttaatagaccgatttatTGCTCAGttgattcttttttcaaagtttacaagcagctttactgattcaggagtatatcaataatctttcacaagcattaaagaaatggggaaagaactatactcagctattgtaaAGTTGACAGCTGATATATGTGTTAtgcatgttttcttgaatatatgtatatagaataGAAAAACCAGGGCcagatgaagacatttcatctgatacaaatgtaactgtctgactattaaatccaattttaaatttcttataatatgaccTCGGACCCTGACGTTTTATTGAAAAGAGAGCACAGTATACTGTCTGAAATGAATT
The window above is part of the Pecten maximus chromosome 2, xPecMax1.1, whole genome shotgun sequence genome. Proteins encoded here:
- the LOC117322190 gene encoding uncharacterized protein LOC117322190, which produces MAHMRTSMMPFLESRDICIQSVLMKLKDIIGHEKEKTFRRDNNFLNLVIRNAVLSTGTRSIKGFEFHRLIQKIKQHVTNLDADNKVLMSMIKKQLLGCIKHLKKGKPHQTEITGK